The Pirellulales bacterium genome segment TGGTGGTGATTGCCATCATCGGCATTTTGATTGCCCTGTTGTTGCCGGCCGTGCAAGCGGCGCGGGAAGCAGCCCACCGTAGCCAGTGCGCAAACAATCTCAAGCAGTTTGGATTGGCGATGACAAATTACGATAACGCCAAAAGATCGCTTCCCCCTGGAACGAAATACTGGATCGGAGACACCGTTCCCAATGGTGCATTGTGGTATAACGAAACGACCTGGTATTTTTATGTGGCTCCGTTCATGGAAGAACAAAAGTGGGCACAATCCGTTCGGATTGATCTTTCCTTCAGCGACGCCAACAACCAGCTTGCCCGGCAGTACAAAGTTGGCGTGTTTGAGTGCCCTTCCGACAGTATGGTTCACGATGAATGGAACAGCCCCACCTGGGCGCGCTGGCGGACCAATTATGCCGTAAATTTTGGGAATACAAATTATGGCCAAACCAATCAACTCACGGCGATAGCCGCCACGACCACAGCGCCTGCGATTCCCATGACCAACTTTAAGGGAGCGCCATTTGGTCCGACAATCAAAAATGTAAATCACAGCCTGCCTTTGAAGAAAATTCTCGACGGCACCAGCCACACGCTGCTGATGGCCGAAATCCGCACGATCAAAGATTTTGGTACGACGTGGGGCGGACCGATCAGCGAAACGGAGATCGCCGTAGGTGGGTGTGCCTTTGAAGGAACTCTCACGCCCAACTCCCCGCGTGGGGATAACTCCGTGCGTGTGGCCTGTATTGCCAACAATACATGCTCGGAACAAACACCTATCCCGCTCGATGCCTTGGATGGCGTTCCCGCCTGCACCTGCGCCGGCGCTGCCGGATCGGAAGCCAACCAATACTTTGCCGCACGCAGCAAGCACGTGGGCGGAGTGAATGTTGTAGCCTGCGATGGATCCACCCACTTTATTACAGATATCATCGATCTCACCACTTGGCGCGCTCTTTCTTCCTCGAATGGGGGTGAAGGGGGCGTTGGCTTCTGAATCAGACAAGGCTACGCCAAGCCCGGGTTGCAACGCCGGGCTTTTTGTTTGCGCATAGCGCGCGGGGAGTCGCGGGGGCAACTCATCAGACGAAGATTTCAGGTTTCTGGGCCCTGAGACTCGCACGTCCGGTGAAAGGGCATTGCCGAAGCTCATCGGTGATGGGATGGCGGCGGAGTTAGCCTCGCCGGAATTAGGTCTGCGCCCCATTTCCTTCCCGGAAAAAACGACTCCTCGTCTTGCTCATTCGCCCACTTTAACGGTTCTGGCGATCTTGCGGACAGGACATTTTGTCGGATGTGAAAAAGCCGGTTGCTTATTTTTTGTGCAATCGGCCCGTTGCGCGATTTTTAGCAGGCGTGCCTGGAGTTTCGGCAGCAATGCTAGAAGTGACGTAAGTGCTATCAATGCAATGACATCGGCAATTGGCTTTGACAGCAATGAATCATTCGGTTAAATCCCCGCCAGTGTGGCCGTGGAGAACGGAGTCCGAAACCGCAAATGTCCGAGGAGGACGACATGGATAACAAACCGCAAGAAGTGATTCGCATTGCCCAAACCTTATTTCACCAAAATCCCGACTGGGTGACCTTCTTTCGCGAAGTGCTGGGCCTGGGAGGCATTGTCCGTCAGCTTTATCCGACGGCCGAAGCCTTGACCGAATTCGAGAAGACCGAACAGTACGCAGAAATTCAACAGATGCTAGCCAAGCTTCGCGTCGAGGGACCGCCGGTACCCGAAGACAAGGAACCGACCCGGGTGATAACCGTCCGCTTGCCGAAAAGCCTGCACGAGTTTTTGCAGGTGGAGGCCCATGAAAAGTGTACCAGCATGAACCAACTGTGCATTTCCAAGCTGGTGCAATGGCTGGATAGCGACCTGGCTGCTTCGAAGACCTCAGCGGGCGCTGCCGGCGGAGCTAACGGCAATTCGAAACCTCACCCTCAGATCCGCCATCAACACGAAACGGCCACCGTGGGCCTATAGTCAGACCGGGGTCGGCGGGGATTGAGGCTAAGAAATTAGGCTGTGAACAAGCCCGGGGGTTGCAACCCCTGGACTTGGCGAAAAATTCGCAAAAACGGTTCGGAGCGGACCCGTAAGCCGGGTTTTGTGCTTGGCGCGTAGGGCACGGATGCCCACCGCGCCAGTGGCGGTCATTTCTCTACGATTACGATTGCTCGCAACCTGCGGTGCAGTGCGAAAGTCGGCGAAAGGATTCGCCTCCTACAGCACGCACACTTAGCAGCCTACCCGGAAGTTCTGCCGGACCGGACCAGTCCGCTCCCCCTCACCCCAACCCTCTCCCACAAGGGGCGAGGGAGTGATGAGAAAGACTACTTCCTGTTTGGCCTTGCTCCTGGTGGGGTTTGCCTAGCCAAGTTGGTCGCCCAACCTGCTGGTGCGCTCTTACCGCACCGTTTCACCCTTACCGGGCGGAGCAGAGTGAGGATGAGAGTGACGGGTGAGTGGTAGAGTGGTGAGTAATCGAGGGTCCAGCGCCTTGATTACCACTCCACGACTCACCATTTAACCACTCACCACTCACTCCACTCCGCCAGGCGGTTTGCTTTCTGTGGCACTATCCCGAGCCTTGCGGCCGGTGGGTGTTACCCACCACCATGTCCTGCGGAGCCCGGACTTTCCTCCCGCCGAAGATTTATGTGGCCTGACCGCCGTACTGAGCCGAGGCCAAGCTTGCGCCCCGTCTTCAATCCATACGGTCGTCCCATCTTCAGCCGGCGACCACCCGGTCCGCTGCCGAACCACTGAATTGTACGATACCGACAGACGGCGGGCGCGGCAAGTTCGGGGAACGCCGTATTTGGCTGCGGATTCCATTTACGCCCGCTAATTTAATTGCGGTGGAACCGCTGGGATGGAGTCCGAGAGATCGAGCTGCCAGATGCCGTCAATTTTTTTGAACTTGAGCGTGTCCGATTTATCCACACCGCCGGGCCTGGTTTTGGCCGTTGCCGTGGCGGTATCGCCGTCGATTTTGACGTCCGCTAATTCGGCGTCGATCAAATTGCCGAAAGCGGCCTGAGTGGCCTGGCTTTTGTCGGACGCATTGTTTTCGATCCACATGTAAATATCGGCCAAGCAGGCGGGCTTATCCTTCACGTCGGCGGTTAGCTGCTTGAGAACGGTTTTCTGATCGACATTGGGCCCGACGGTGTTGAGGTCGAGTTTTTTCACGCCGTACGTGTCGAAAATTTTGCGGATGTCAGGCTCTTTGGATTGATCGAGCGCGGCGATGATGTTAAGCGTGGTGGCCATGGCGCCCAGAAGCACCTCTTGTGAATCGGGCGTCGTTTGGGCGAAGGCGGTTTTGTAATCTTTGCTTTGCATGGCGGTTTTGTAGCGACCGAAGGCGGCCTCGGGCGTGTCGCCGGTATCTTTTTCAGCAGCAGCGGGCACCGCACTGCCGTTGGCCGCGGT includes the following:
- a CDS encoding DUF1559 domain-containing protein, coding for MTRNAKRGFTLVELLVVIAIIGILIALLLPAVQAAREAAHRSQCANNLKQFGLAMTNYDNAKRSLPPGTKYWIGDTVPNGALWYNETTWYFYVAPFMEEQKWAQSVRIDLSFSDANNQLARQYKVGVFECPSDSMVHDEWNSPTWARWRTNYAVNFGNTNYGQTNQLTAIAATTTAPAIPMTNFKGAPFGPTIKNVNHSLPLKKILDGTSHTLLMAEIRTIKDFGTTWGGPISETEIAVGGCAFEGTLTPNSPRGDNSVRVACIANNTCSEQTPIPLDALDGVPACTCAGAAGSEANQYFAARSKHVGGVNVVACDGSTHFITDIIDLTTWRALSSSNGGEGGVGF
- a CDS encoding toxin-antitoxin system HicB family antitoxin — translated: MDNKPQEVIRIAQTLFHQNPDWVTFFREVLGLGGIVRQLYPTAEALTEFEKTEQYAEIQQMLAKLRVEGPPVPEDKEPTRVITVRLPKSLHEFLQVEAHEKCTSMNQLCISKLVQWLDSDLAASKTSAGAAGGANGNSKPHPQIRHQHETATVGL